The Brevibacillus humidisoli DNA segment CATACCGGATTGATCGGAACCATACACATGCGAATTGGAGAAGAATACGAGGAGATAAAGAACACCACGCCTGACATCCTTGAACTGCAGCGCAGTTTTCGCAGGATGCGCGATGTGGATACCGAGTACGGGATCATGGAAGTCTCCTCGCATGCACTTGACATCGGTCGTGTGCACGGATGCAACTTTCACACCGCCGTATTTACCAACTTGACCCAGGATCATCTCGACTACCATCAGACGATGGAAAACTATCGGCTTGCAAAGTCGCTGCTTTTTGCGCAGTTGGGCAACAGTTATGACCCGCAGCGGATGAAAACAGCGGTATTGAATGTGGACGATCCTGCTTCCACTTTTTTGGCCCGGGTCACGGCGGCGCGGGTTCTTACCTACGGTATTGAGCAGCAGGCTGCGGTACGGGCCAAAGATATTCGCATCACCAGCCGGGGGACCTCGTTTACGGTTGACACGTATGCTGGTGCGGAGGAACTGAATCTCCGTCTGATCGGCAAGTTTAATGTGTACAATGCACTGGCCGCGATTGCTGCTACGCTTCCCGAAGGAGTACCTCTCAGCGCAATCAAAAAAAGCTTGGAAGACGTCCGAGGCGTGGACGGCCGCTTTGAACCCGTAGACGATGGGCAGCCTTTTACTGTCATTGTGGATTATTCCCATACGCCGGACAGCTTGGAAAATGCCCTGCAAACGGTTCGCGAGTTTGCCCGTGGCAGAGTTTTCTGCATCATCGGGTGCGGCGGTGACCGGGATAGGAGCAAACGCCCAATTATGGCCCGGATTGCAACAAAATATGCTGACATCAGCGTCTTAACTTCAGATAACCCTCGTTCCGAGGATCCCCATGCGATTCTCGCCGACATGGCGGCAGGGCTGACCGATATTGCTGAGAGCCGTTACGTTTTGGAAGCAGACCGGCGCGAAGCGATTCGCCACGCCGTCCGCGAGGCCCGGGAACATGATGTGATCCTGATCGCCGGCAAAGGCCACGAGACATATCAGACGATTAAAGGCGTCAATCATCCGTTCGATGATCGCATCGTTGCGCGGGAAGCAATTCGTGAGCGTACCTGTTAGTCTGGCAGCCCAGCCTAGGCTTGATAGAAAGGCAGGATTCACGGAGTACGACGTCGAGGAAAGGAGGGTGGGAGCATGCCGTTTGACAATGTACTATTTATTACGATCATCGCCTCATTTTTAATCGCCGTACTGATTGGTCCGTTATTCATTCCTGCTCTTCGCCGGCTTAAGTTCGGGCAGAGCATCCGCCAAGAAGGGCCTGAATCCCACCACAAAAAAGCCGGCACTCCGACAATGGGTGGTACCATCATTATCCTGGCATTGGTTTTTACGGTGCTCAAGTTCGCCAATACGACGGTGGAAGTGCTGTTTTTGCTGTTGGTGACGCTTGGTTACGGACTTATTGGTTTCTTGGATGATTTTATTAAAATCAGCAAAAAGCGTAATCTTGGCCTGACGGCGAGGCAAAAGTTTTTGGGCCAAGGAATCTTGGCAGTCCTTGCTTATTACCTGCTGTTGTACATGGGACACGACACAACGCTGCAGTTCCCCGGCACACCTTGGGACATTGAACTGGGCTGGTTTTATTTCCCGTTTTTGCTCTTTCTGCTGGTGGGAACGACTAATGCTGTCAATATTACGGACGGACTTGACGGACTGCTCGCCGGTACCGGGGCGATTGCCTTTGGTGCGTATGCGATCATTGCCTGGCTGTCGAGCATGCCCGATACTGCCATCTTCAGTGCGGCTGTGGTGGGAGCAGTGCTTGGTTTTCTCGTTTTCAACGCCCATCCAGCCCGCGTGTTCATGGGAGACACCGGCTCGCTAGCCTTGGGCGGTGCTTTGGCCGGAATTGCGATTATGACCAAGACGGAACTGCTGCTCGCGATTATTGGCGGTGTCTTTGTAGTGGAGACACTGTCAGTGATCATGCAGGTGATATCGTTCAAGACCAGAGGAAAGCGTATCTTTCGGATGAGTCCTCTGCATCATCACTTTGAGCTGACGGGATGGTCGGAGTGGCGGGTAGTCGTTACGTTCTGGTTGGTGGGCATGGTTTTTGCCGGTGTGGGGGTTTATCTGGAGGTGCTACGCTGATATGAATCGCTGGAAAGACGAACAAGTGATCGTGCTCGGTATGGCAAAAAGCGGTGTAGCGGTTGCAAAACTGCTGCACCGCTTTGGTGCTAACGTGATCGTCAATGATAAGAAGCCGCGCGAAGAAGCGAGCGGTGTGGAGGAACTGGAGGCGCTCGGCATCACCGTGCTCACTGGCGGCCACCCCGACGATCTGATCCATCCCGGTGTCAGTCTGGTCGTGAAGAACCCTGGCATCCCCTACGAGGCGCCGCCAGTGGCCAAAGCAGTTGCACTTGGCATACCGGTGATCACAGAAGTAGAACTTGCCTACCATTTGTCTAAAGCACCGATTGTTGGTATCACCGGCTCCAATGGCAAAACAACGACGACAACGCTAGTGGGTCAGATGCTGAAGGCGGCGGGAATCAGCGTACGGGTGGGAGGAAATATCGGCACGGTCCTGTGTGAGCTGGCCGAGACCGCTCACAGTGATCAATGGCTGGTTGCAGAGCTGAGCAGCTTTCAATTGATGGGAACGGAACACTTCCGCCCCCGTATTGGCACAATCCTTAATCTCTACCCCGCCCACCTGGATTATCACAAGACCCTGGAGAAATACTTTGCAGCCAAACAAAAGCTGTTTGCCAATCAGACAGCAGATGATTACGCTGTGCTTCCATATGACCAACCCGAAGTACGGGCGCTTGCCGAGAGGCTGCCGAGTCAGGTCTACTACTTCAGCCGCAGGTCAGCGGTGAGACCTGGTGTATTCATCCGGGAAGGAAAGATCGTCTGGGCTGACGAAGCAGGACGGGAAGAAGTGGTGATGGCCGTTGACGAGGTGGCGCTGCGTGGCGAACACAACCTGGAAAATGCGCTGGCAGCAGCGCTGATCAGTCGGTTGGCGGGAGCCGATCTTGCGGCGATCGCCAGCGTACTCTCCACTTTTACGGGGCTGGCCCACCGTCTGGAATTCGTGGCCGAGATTCATGGTGTCAAGTATTACAACGATTCCAAAGCGACTAATCCTGTTGCGGCGATACGCTCGATTGGCGCCTTCGAAGAACCAATCGTGCTCATTGCGGGAGGACTGGACCGGGGAATCGACTTTCGTGATCTGGTTCCTGTCATGAAGGAGCATGTAAAGGGTCTGGTCGCTTATGGACAGACTGCCGAGATTCTGCTCGCTCGCGCCCGGGAGGCGGGGATTGACAATTGTATTCGCGTCGATACTGTGGAGGAGGCCGTCTTTGCTGCAGCCAAACTGGCGCAGACAGGTGATGTGGTTCTGCTCAGCCCAGCCTGTGCCAGTTGGGACATGTTCCCATCCTATGAAGTACGGGGGAGCATGTTTAAGGATGGCGTGCATAGACTGAAAACAAGCCTAGTATAACGGGCCGTCCTCTACGGCGACATAAAGGGAACAACGGCTGGACTGTGTGACAGTCGCCAATCGTTCGATAGGAACCAAATGGGTAGGATGTCAGGAGGACGGCGGCAAGAAAGGATGGCTTGCATGAGTAAAGTACGCTCTGCTCCTGACTTTGTGATCATTTTCTCCACCCTCTTCCTATTGGGATTAGGAATTGTCATGGTCTACAGTGCCAGTGCGGTAGTCGCATTGAAACATGGCGATGCCTACTTCTTTACCAAGCGGCAGTTGATTTTTGCCATACTGGGGATAGCCTCGATGTATACGGTGATGAACATCGACTATTGGGTGTGGAAACGGTGGGCCAAGGCAGCATTCTACACAAGTATCGGCCTGCTGATTCTGGTCCTGGTGATCGGTGTTGAGGTGAACGGCTCCAAGAGTTGGCTCGGATTGGGCGCGTTTGGCATACAGCCTGGTGAGTTCGCCAAAATTGGCGTCGCCATTTATCTGGCGAAATGGCTGGCCGATCATCAAAAACAAATCGTCCTGTTTCAAAAAGGACTGCTTCCGGCATTGGCTATACCCGTTGTTTGCTTTGCGCTGATTATGCTGCAGCCTGATTTAGGGACAGGCACAGTGCTGATGGGGACGGCGATTCTGATGATCTTCGTGGCCGGAGCGCGCATCAGCCATTACATTGCCTTTGGCATTCTCGGCATCGCCAGTTTTGTTGGCCTCGTCCTGTCAGCGCCTTATCGGATCAAGCGGATCACCGCGTTTATCGATCCTTGGCAGGACCCACTCAACTCCGGCTATCAGATTATCCAGTCGTTGTACGCGATTGGACCGGGTGGCCTGCTCGGATTAGGGCTTGGACAGAGCAGACAAAAGCACTTATACTTACCTGAACCGTATAACGACTTCATCTTTTCGATCATTGCCGAGGAATTGGGCTTCATCGGAGGCACATTGGTTTTGCTCCTCTTCCTGCTGCTCTTGTGGCGTGGAATGCGGGTTGCCATCACTGCCCCAGATCTGTTTGGCAGTCTGCTTGCGGTTGGCATTATCGGCATGATCGCCATCCAAGTTGTGATTAATGTTGGAGTCGTCACCGGCATGTTTCCCGTAACGGGGATTACGCTGCCGTTTTTAAGTTACGGGGGATCGTCCCTGACCCTGATGCTGACAGCTGTAGGGATCCTCCTGAACATCTCTCGATTTGCCCGCTGACTACGGAAGTGCAGAGGGCAAGCGTTCGATAAAGAAAGCAAGGTGATCCATTTATGCGTGTCGTTTTGACTGGAGGAGGAACAGGAGGACATATCTATCCGGCGCTGGCGATTGCTGGTGAGCTGAAGCGTCTGGAGCCGGAGGCCTCTTTTCTGTACGTAGGAACAAACAAAGGACTGGAATCATCTCTCGTGCCTCGACAGGGAATTCCCTTCGAGGCCATTGACATTTCCGGATTCAAACGCAAGTTGACATTTGAAAATGCGCGCACGATCTGGAGGTTCTTGCGGGCGGTCTCCCGTTCCAAACAGATTTTGCGCGAGTACCGGCCCGATCTGGTTGTCGGGACCGGTGGTTACGTATGCGGTCCGGTTGTCTATGCCGCCAGCCGACTTGGCATTCCCACGTTGATTCACGAACAAAACGTCGTACCGGGTCTGACCAACCGATTTCTGGCTCGCTTTGCCAGCAAAATCGCCGTTTCATTTGAGGAATCGCTTGCTTACTTCCCGAAGCAGAAAACCGTGTTCACCGGCAATCCGCGAGCCACTGAGGTGATCCATGGAGATGCCGAAGCGGCAAGGCGATCGCTCTCGATCCCAACCGACAAAAAAATTATCCTGCTGGTCGGAGGAAGCCGCGGGGCGAGAGCGATAAACGAAGCCACCCTGGTCTTGTCCGAAGCAATGAGTGAGTTCACTGATTGCCACTTTGTCTACGTAACAGGTGAAGTACATTACGAAACGATCAAAGCCACGCTGCATGAACGATCAGGCAGCCCGGACAATCTGACGCTGCTGCCATACGTTCACAATATGCCCGATCTGTTGGCTGCCACCTATGTGAGCGTCAACCGTGCTGGAGCATCTACTTTGGCTGAGCTGACTGCGCTTGGGATCCCGTCCATTCTCATCCCGTCTCCTTATGTGACCAACAATCATCAGGAAAAAAATGCCCGCGGTTTGGAACGGGCAGGAGCTGCGGTCGTGCTGCTAGAAAAAGAACTAAGCGGGGCGACGCTGAAGCAGGCACTTGCGTCTATCCTCGGCGACCAAGACAAGTGGTCACAGATGCATGACCAGTCACGTAAGATAGGGAAACCGGATGCAGCCCGACAGATTGTCCACCTGCTCAGGGGGACACACTGACTAATGCCCGTTGGGCGTTTGTCACGCTGCCATCTTCCTTCGCATAGGATGAAGCAAACACGTGATCAGAGCAAGTTCCGACCTAGCATTCGTGTCAGGAGGTTAACCATGAGGCATATCGCAGAAAAGCTAACAGCAGCAGGTATCGGAAAAGTGTGGTTGGATGAACCTCTGGCCAATCATACGACTTGGCGAATCGGGGGACCTGCCGACCTGTTAATCCAGCCAAAAGATAAAGCATCGCTGCTTTACGCTGTCCAGTTGATTCATCGTCACAATATTCCTTGGAGTGTAATTGG contains these protein-coding regions:
- the murD gene encoding UDP-N-acetylmuramoyl-L-alanine--D-glutamate ligase, producing MNRWKDEQVIVLGMAKSGVAVAKLLHRFGANVIVNDKKPREEASGVEELEALGITVLTGGHPDDLIHPGVSLVVKNPGIPYEAPPVAKAVALGIPVITEVELAYHLSKAPIVGITGSNGKTTTTTLVGQMLKAAGISVRVGGNIGTVLCELAETAHSDQWLVAELSSFQLMGTEHFRPRIGTILNLYPAHLDYHKTLEKYFAAKQKLFANQTADDYAVLPYDQPEVRALAERLPSQVYYFSRRSAVRPGVFIREGKIVWADEAGREEVVMAVDEVALRGEHNLENALAAALISRLAGADLAAIASVLSTFTGLAHRLEFVAEIHGVKYYNDSKATNPVAAIRSIGAFEEPIVLIAGGLDRGIDFRDLVPVMKEHVKGLVAYGQTAEILLARAREAGIDNCIRVDTVEEAVFAAAKLAQTGDVVLLSPACASWDMFPSYEVRGSMFKDGVHRLKTSLV
- the mraY gene encoding phospho-N-acetylmuramoyl-pentapeptide-transferase, which produces MPFDNVLFITIIASFLIAVLIGPLFIPALRRLKFGQSIRQEGPESHHKKAGTPTMGGTIIILALVFTVLKFANTTVEVLFLLLVTLGYGLIGFLDDFIKISKKRNLGLTARQKFLGQGILAVLAYYLLLYMGHDTTLQFPGTPWDIELGWFYFPFLLFLLVGTTNAVNITDGLDGLLAGTGAIAFGAYAIIAWLSSMPDTAIFSAAVVGAVLGFLVFNAHPARVFMGDTGSLALGGALAGIAIMTKTELLLAIIGGVFVVETLSVIMQVISFKTRGKRIFRMSPLHHHFELTGWSEWRVVVTFWLVGMVFAGVGVYLEVLR
- the murG gene encoding undecaprenyldiphospho-muramoylpentapeptide beta-N-acetylglucosaminyltransferase, which codes for MRVVLTGGGTGGHIYPALAIAGELKRLEPEASFLYVGTNKGLESSLVPRQGIPFEAIDISGFKRKLTFENARTIWRFLRAVSRSKQILREYRPDLVVGTGGYVCGPVVYAASRLGIPTLIHEQNVVPGLTNRFLARFASKIAVSFEESLAYFPKQKTVFTGNPRATEVIHGDAEAARRSLSIPTDKKIILLVGGSRGARAINEATLVLSEAMSEFTDCHFVYVTGEVHYETIKATLHERSGSPDNLTLLPYVHNMPDLLAATYVSVNRAGASTLAELTALGIPSILIPSPYVTNNHQEKNARGLERAGAAVVLLEKELSGATLKQALASILGDQDKWSQMHDQSRKIGKPDAARQIVHLLRGTH
- a CDS encoding UDP-N-acetylmuramoyl-L-alanyl-D-glutamate--2,6-diaminopimelate ligase, which codes for MLLKDLLAPLLVVSLHGKQQLEITGLTADSRRVKPGDLFICLSGFTVDGHTYAAEAVERGAVAVLAEREVAGVEAGTVAIVPDTRRAMAILADRFYGSPTHELKLIGVTGTNGKTTTTHLIDKILRDQKKHTGLIGTIHMRIGEEYEEIKNTTPDILELQRSFRRMRDVDTEYGIMEVSSHALDIGRVHGCNFHTAVFTNLTQDHLDYHQTMENYRLAKSLLFAQLGNSYDPQRMKTAVLNVDDPASTFLARVTAARVLTYGIEQQAAVRAKDIRITSRGTSFTVDTYAGAEELNLRLIGKFNVYNALAAIAATLPEGVPLSAIKKSLEDVRGVDGRFEPVDDGQPFTVIVDYSHTPDSLENALQTVREFARGRVFCIIGCGGDRDRSKRPIMARIATKYADISVLTSDNPRSEDPHAILADMAAGLTDIAESRYVLEADRREAIRHAVREAREHDVILIAGKGHETYQTIKGVNHPFDDRIVAREAIRERTC
- the spoVE gene encoding stage V sporulation protein E, with the translated sequence MSKVRSAPDFVIIFSTLFLLGLGIVMVYSASAVVALKHGDAYFFTKRQLIFAILGIASMYTVMNIDYWVWKRWAKAAFYTSIGLLILVLVIGVEVNGSKSWLGLGAFGIQPGEFAKIGVAIYLAKWLADHQKQIVLFQKGLLPALAIPVVCFALIMLQPDLGTGTVLMGTAILMIFVAGARISHYIAFGILGIASFVGLVLSAPYRIKRITAFIDPWQDPLNSGYQIIQSLYAIGPGGLLGLGLGQSRQKHLYLPEPYNDFIFSIIAEELGFIGGTLVLLLFLLLLWRGMRVAITAPDLFGSLLAVGIIGMIAIQVVINVGVVTGMFPVTGITLPFLSYGGSSLTLMLTAVGILLNISRFAR